In Salvia miltiorrhiza cultivar Shanhuang (shh) unplaced genomic scaffold, IMPLAD_Smil_shh original_scaffold_209, whole genome shotgun sequence, the following proteins share a genomic window:
- the LOC131003387 gene encoding uncharacterized protein LOC131003387, translating to MDMEQEELQFLGLFGIYKETFKLIYKLRKILSQITLALILPLSFIFLAQERISELLFWKIRTNEFRLHSSAPGSPKHDKLSDLVSAEWAEYVLLKLAYFAFVLVFSLLSTSAVVYTVACAYTARDATFTTVMSVVPRVWKRLMITFLCAFFAFFLYNIGFVVTLLVWSATVSDSTVGILIFVVVLILYGVVFVYLTIVWQLASVVSVLEDSRGIEAMMKGKRLMKGKMVVAAAIFLKLNISIFLLNIFFKIFVVYGSFRSVGLARSLGLGVFFLVVLLMTILFGLVVQTVLYLVCKSYHHENIDKSALSDHLEVYLGDYVPLMAKNVQMEDLHGV from the coding sequence ATGGATATGGAGCAAGAAGAACTCCAATTCCTAGGCCTATTCGGCATCTACAAAGAAACCTTCAAACTCATCTACAAGCTAAGAAAAATCCTCTCCCAAATAACCCTAGCCCTAATCCTCCCACTTTCCTTCATCTTCCTAGCTCAGGAGAGAATCTCCGAGCTCCTCTTTTGGAAAATCCGGACCAACGAGTTCCGGCTCCACAGCTCCGCGCCGGGGAGCCCTAAGCACGACAAGCTCTCGGACCTCGTGTCGGCCGAATGGGCCGAGTACGTGCTCCTCAAGCTCGCCTATTTCGCATTCGTCCTCGTATTCTCCCTCCTCTCGACCTCCGCGGTGGTCTACACCGTCGCCTGCGCCTACACCGCCCGCGACGCCACCTTCACCACCGTCATGAGCGTCGTCCCTAGGGTTTGGAAGAGGCTCATGATCACCTTCCTCTGCGCCTTCTTCGCATTCTTCCTCTACAACATAGGGTTTGTCGTAACCCTACTTGTGTGGAGCGCCACCGTATCCGATTCCACGGTCGGAATCCTAATTTTCGTGGTGGTCTTGATCTTATACGGTGTCGTTTTCGTGTACTTAACCATTGTTTGGCAGCTGGCCAGCGTGGTTTCGGTTCTAGAAGATTCACGTGGGATCGAGGCGATGATGAAGGGGAAGAGGCTGATGAAGGGGAAgatggtggtggcggcggccaTATTCTTGAAGCTCAACATTTCCATCTTTTTGTTGAACATTTTCTTTAAGATTTTTGTGGTGTACGGGAGCTTTAGATCAGTGGGCCTGGCTCGGAGTTTAGGGTTAGGGgttttttttctggtcgtctTGTTGATGACTATTTTGTTCGGTTTGGTAGTTCAGACAGTTCTATACCTGGTGTGCAAGTCGTACCACCACGAGAACATCGATAAGTCTGCGCTCTCGGACCATCTCGAGGTTTATTTGGGGGATTATGTGCCTTTGATGGCTAAGAATGTGCAGATGGAAGACCTCCATGGtgtttga
- the LOC131003388 gene encoding uncharacterized protein LOC131003388, whose product MPSLQTALPPELANNTIRLYRECLRRAKYIGQKKFNTELLITMVREQFKKNMHETDPDKIQKMKDDAARGLINHMLYESENLSGRKFSKTADQS is encoded by the exons ATGCCGTCTCTGCAAACAGCATTGCCTCCTGAGCTCGCCAACAATACCATCAGG CTTTATCGCGAATGCCTAAGGCGAGCTAAATATATTGGGCAAAAG AAATTCAACACTGAACTTCTAATTACTATGGTGAGAGAGCAGTTCAAGAAGAACATGCATGAGACGGATCCAGATAAGATTCAAAAGATGAAGGATGA TGCGGCAAGAGGACTGATCAACCATATGCTATATGAGTCTGAAAACTTGTCCGGGCGAAAATTCAGCAAAACTGCTGATCAAAGCTGA